A window of Strigops habroptila isolate Jane chromosome 5, bStrHab1.2.pri, whole genome shotgun sequence contains these coding sequences:
- the CNNM1 gene encoding metal transporter CNNM1: MAAAAGPGRGGGGWGRSRGAVLLLFFSLSPRPPAGAAWLLGLRPEDTAPGRVSLEGGAVQAAEGSRFLLRLYFQPPPEGNGSRGPAEEREPRLVFIEEAAPAAAGGKTARGPAERCRERSAWASDVEVVGPLRSGGAAGSALAEVRVREPRKGEAAAAPGGRLFSLCAWDGRAWAHHGAAGGFLLRVRPATPALGAWLLPLPEAGWLRALGALLLLGLSALFSGLRLSLLSLDPLELRVLRNSGSAAEREQARRVQAVRGGGGTYLLCTLLLGQAGANAALAGWLCASLPGGGAAAAAAAGQRGAPWLPVLLCTAAVFLGGEVLPYSVCSRHGLAIASRTLCLTRLLMLAAFPLCYPLSRLLDWALRQELSVFSTRERLLETLRAAGPHGDLVREELAMVQGALELRTKVVEDVLTPLADCFMLRADAVLDFATVSEILRSGYTRIPVYEGDRRDNIVDLLFVKDLAFVDPDDCTPLQTVTRFYRRPLHCVFNDTRLDTLLEEFKKGKSHLAIVQRVNNEGEGDPFYEVMGIVTLEDVIEEIIKSEILDETDLYTDNRKKERVPHRGRKPQDFSIFRLSDSEMKVKISPQLLLATHRFMATEVEPFKSPYLSEKILLRLLKHPNVIQELKYDRKNKKAAEHYLYQRNRPVDYFVLILQGKVEVEIGKEGLRFENGAFTYYGVPAIMAVVSSDNDVRKVGSLAGSSFLLPVSVSRTFAFSRGDSLAGSPVNRSPSRCSGLNRSESPNWEHNDYGGSNTQLHSSSNNIYTPDYSVHILCDVQFVKVTRQQYHNALVASRMDSSPQSPDMEAFDRDSTKASTLRGTPQTPKEDPTTLLNEKNSVMCSRSEGLHSPSESVFLRMESIPFIQEETTDNEENSKHQNSERCGTVLEPESPGREMETSSTPSSNEETLGRRLLRSLSGRKQRPSLEDEKLPEESSNLDPLIT, from the exons atggcggcggcggcgggcccggggcgcggcggcggagGCTGGGGCCGGAGCCggggtgctgtgctgctgctcttcttctCGCTGTCGCCGCGGCCGCCGGCCGGGGCCgcctggctgctggggctgcggCCCGAGGACACGGCTCCGGGCCGGGTGTCGCTGGAAGGCGGCGCGGTGCAGGCAGCGGAGGGGAGCCGCTTCCTCCTGCGCCTCTACTTCCAGCCGCCGCCCGAGGGCAACGGCAGCCGCGGGCCGGCGGAGGAGCGGGAGCCGCGGCTAGTCTTCATCGAGGAGGCGgctccggcggcggcggggggcaaGACGGCGCGGGGCCCGGCGGAGCGGTGCCGGGAGCGCAGCGCCTGGGCCTCGGACGTGGAGGTGGTGGGGCCACTGCGCtcgggcggggcggcgggctCGGCGCTGGCCGAGGTGCGGGTGCGGGAGCCGCGCAAgggcgaggcggcggcggcgccgggcgggcGGCTCTTCTCACTGTGCGCCTGGGACGGGCGGGCCTGGGCGCACCACGGCGCGGCGGGCGGCTTCCTGCTGCGGGTCCGGCCGGCCACCCCGGCGCTGGGCGCCTGGCTGCTGCCGCTGCCCGAGGCGGGCTGGCTGCGGGCGCTGGGcgccctgctgctgctggggctgtcgGCGCTGTTCAGCGGGCTGCGCCTCTCGCTGCTCTCGCTGGACCCGCTGGAGCTCCGCGTCCTGCGCAACAGCGGCTCGGCCGCCGAGCGGGAGCAGGCGCGGCGGGTGCAGGCGGTGCGCGGTGGCGGAGGCACTTACCTGCTGTGCacgctgctgctggggcaggccGGGGCCAACGCGGCGCTGGCCGGCTGGCTCTGCGCATCGCTGCCTggcggcggagcggcggcggcggcggccgcggggcagCGCGGAGCTCCCTGGCTGCCGGTCCTGCTGTGCACCGCCGCCGTCTTCCTGGGAGGCGAGGTGCTGCCCTACTCCGTCTGCTCGCGGCACGGGCTGGCCATCGCCTCCCGCACCCTGTGCCTCACCCGGCTGCTGATGCTGGCCGCCTTCCCGCTCTGCTACCCGCTCAGCCGGCTGCTGGACTGGGCGCTGCGGCAGGAGCTCAGCGTCTTCTCCACGAGGGAGCGGCTGCTGGAGACGCTGCGCGCCGCTGGCCCGCACGGAGACCTCGTGCGGGAGGAGTTGGCCATGGTGCAGGGAGCGCTGGAGCTGCGCACCAAAGTGGTGGAGGATGTGCTGACGCCGCTGGCCGACTGCTTCATGCTCCGTGCCGACGCCGTGCTGGACTTTGCCACCGTCTCTGAGATCCTCCGCTCCGGCTACACCCGCATCCCCGTCTATGAAGGCGACCGGCGTGATAACATTGTCGATCTGCTCTTCGTCAAGGACCTGGCCTTCGTCGACCCCGATGACTGCACTCCCCTGCAGACTGTCACCCGCTTTTACCGCCGCCCGCTCCACTGCGTCTTCAACGACACGCGCCTTGACACGCTGCTTGAAGAGTTCAAGAAGG GAAAGTCCCACCTGGCCATTGTGCAGCGGGTGAACAACGAAGGGGAAGGAGACCCATTCTACGAGGTGATGGGCATTGTCACCCTGGAGGATGTCATTGAGGAGATCATCAAGTCCGAGATCCTGGATGAGACGGATCTGTACA cagaCAATCGGAAGAAGGAGCGTGTGCCCCATCGGGGACGCAAGCCCCAGGACTTCTCCATCTTCAGGCTCTCAGACAGCGAGATGAAGGTGAAGATCTCcccgcagctcctcctggccaCCCATCGATTCATGGCAACAG AAGTGGAGCCTTTCAAGTCCCCCTACCTCTCTGAGAAGATCCTGCTGCGGCTCCTCAAACACCCCAACGTCATCCAGGAGCTCAAGTACGACCGCAAGAACAAGAAGGCGGCAGAGCATTACCTCTACCAGCGCAACCGCCCTGTTGACTACTTCGTCCTCATCCTGCAG GGGAAAGTGGAGGTGGAGATTGGCAAGGAAGGGCTGAGGTTTGAGAACGGGGCATTCACATACTACGGTGTCCCCGCCATCATGGCTGTTGTCTCCTCAG ATAATGATGTGCGAAAAGTGGGCAGCCTGGCTGGATCCTCCTTCCTAT tgcCTGTCTCAGTGTCCCGTACCTTCGCCTTCAGCAGAGGGGACTCACTGGCTGGTTCTCCAG TGAACAGGTCACCATCGCGGTGCAGCGGGCTCAACCGCTCCGAGTCCCCCAACTGGGAGCACAACGATTACGGGGGCAGCAACACgcagctccacagcagcagcaacaacatcTACACACCTGACTACTCTGTGCACATCCTCTGCGATGTGCAGTTTGTCAAG GTCACCCGGCAGCAGTACCACAACGCGCTGGTGGCCAGCCGCATGGACAGCTCACCCCAGTCCCCTGACATGGAGGCCTTCGACAGGGATTCAACCAAGGCATCGACCCTGCGGGGAACCCCACAGACGCCCAAGGAGGACCCCACCACCCTCCTGAATGAGAAGAACAGCGTCATGT gCAGCCGCTCTGAAGGACTGCACAGTCCCAGCGAGTCGGTGTTCCTGCGCATGGAGAGCATTCCCTTCATCCAGGAGGAGACGACTGACAATGAGGAGAACAGCAAGCACCAGA acagtgagCGCTGTGGCACTGTCCTGGAGCCAGAGTCCCCGGGCAGAGAGATGGAGACCAGCTCAACGCCAAGCAGCAATGAGGAGACActgggcaggaggctgctgagATCCCTGA gtgggCGCAAGCAGCGGCCGTCGCTGGAGGATGAGAAGTTGCCAGAGGAGAGCTCCAATCTTGACCCATTAATCACCTGA